A single region of the Malaclemys terrapin pileata isolate rMalTer1 chromosome 2, rMalTer1.hap1, whole genome shotgun sequence genome encodes:
- the LOC128830989 gene encoding uncharacterized protein LOC128830989, with the protein MTQKLLTEMVLNITEAGKALQWDLACSEIQDFLNDQLMAIRNDLEHQAWPTALTDTSGVPSDLWPWRHTWKLSGWKCGRSQCSFQEYGPVQGVWAPTYRILPGPWGGCMWDWVIHRDIWEIRPPGMPNRFLVSAPGITSDIWMGLGSQWTFWPLQPPQLQCIRKLKPGEVVTLHDYVCWEGREQGTTLTGHLFFQANDSCVYVKTTTLQDIHFNLITTAGNHIIYWPADRILQVVLRFQIPFNWTSLVPDRFQNLLSLLPEVQKISEVQGQIHMLQNMYQVKKYAFQTAYRVSTLCTKYDVLCYMTKIVQQPHHIIAMGMLLLVLCRSMLLLL; encoded by the coding sequence atgacccagaagttgctgacagagatggtattgaatatcactgaggctgggaaggcattgcagtgggatctagcatgctcagagattcaggatttcttgaatgaccagctaatggccattcgtaatgatctagagcaccaggcttggcccactgcccttacagacacatcaggagtaccatctgatctgtggccatggagacatacttggaaactttctgggtggaagtgtggacgttctcagtgctccttccaagaatatggaccggttcagggggtgtgggctcccacataccgaatcctgccaggtccatggggaggatgcatgtgggattgggtaattcaccgagacatctgggaaattagacctcctggtatgcccaatcgatttttagtcagtgctcctgggattacatctgataTTTGGATGGgattagggagtcaatggacattttggccgttacaacccccacagcttcagtgtatccgtaaactgaagccaggagaagttgttactcttcatgactacgtttgctgggagggtagggaacaaggaactaccctgacaggacacttattttttcaagctaatgatagctgtgtgtatgttaaaaccaccacattgcaagacatacattttaatctcattaccactgcaggcaatcatattatttactggcctgcagatagaattttgcaagtagtccttaggttccagataccctttaattggactagtttagtacctgatcgatttcaaaatttgctttcactgttaccagaggttcaaaaaatctctgaagtacaagggcaaattcacatgcttcaaaatatgtatcaagttaaaaagtatgcctttcagacagcttatagagtatccaccttatgtactaagtatgatgtattgtgttatatgactaagattgtacaacaaccccatcatattattgctatgggaatgttattgcttgtgttgtgcaggagtatgttattgttgttgtaa